From a single Rhodococcus qingshengii JCM 15477 genomic region:
- the lysS gene encoding lysine--tRNA ligase yields the protein MSDVEAQPVDDTPEQLRIRREKRERILAQGQEAYPVSVDRTHTLAQIRAEYPELEPDTATGVLVGVVGRVIFMRNTGKLCFATLQEGDGTQLQAMISLAGVGEEALAAWKSDVDLGDFVFIHGEVISSRRGELSVMADAWQIASKSLRPLPVAHKEMSEESRVRQRYADLIVRPEARDNARKRVAVVRALRNALESRGFLEVETPMLQTLHGGAAARPFVTHSNALDIDLYLRIAPELFLKRCVVGGIEKVFEINRNFRNEGVDSTHSPEFAMLETYEAYGTYDDSAKMIRELVQEVAQEAFGTQVLTLADGSEYDVSGEWQVLEMYPSLSAAIGTEVTPDTAVDELLALAEKVGLEVPKDKGYGHGKLVEELWEHQCGDQLYGPTFVRDFPVETSPLTRDHRSKKGVTEKWDLYIRGFELATGYSELVDPVIQRERFVDQARLASAGDDEAMVLDEEFLAAMEQGMPPTTGTGMGIDRLLMALTGLGIRETILFPIVRPSAR from the coding sequence GTGAGTGATGTAGAAGCCCAGCCAGTCGACGACACCCCCGAGCAGCTCCGTATCCGGCGCGAGAAGCGTGAACGGATCCTCGCGCAGGGGCAGGAGGCGTACCCGGTTTCGGTCGATCGCACCCACACGCTCGCGCAGATCCGCGCGGAGTACCCGGAACTCGAGCCGGACACGGCGACTGGCGTGCTGGTCGGTGTCGTCGGCCGCGTCATCTTCATGCGCAACACCGGCAAGTTGTGCTTCGCGACTCTGCAGGAAGGCGACGGTACCCAGCTGCAGGCCATGATCAGCCTCGCCGGCGTCGGCGAAGAGGCACTGGCTGCCTGGAAGTCCGACGTCGACCTCGGCGACTTCGTCTTCATCCACGGTGAGGTCATCAGCTCCCGTCGCGGCGAGCTCAGCGTGATGGCCGACGCGTGGCAGATCGCGTCCAAGTCGCTGCGCCCCCTGCCGGTTGCTCACAAGGAAATGAGCGAAGAGTCCCGGGTGCGTCAGCGCTACGCGGATCTGATCGTTCGCCCCGAGGCTCGGGACAACGCCCGCAAGCGCGTCGCTGTTGTCCGTGCGCTGCGCAATGCGCTCGAGAGCCGCGGCTTCCTCGAGGTCGAGACGCCGATGCTGCAGACGCTGCACGGCGGCGCGGCAGCTCGCCCGTTCGTCACGCACTCGAACGCCCTCGACATCGACCTGTACCTGCGTATCGCGCCGGAACTGTTCCTCAAGCGTTGCGTCGTCGGCGGTATCGAGAAGGTCTTCGAGATCAACCGCAACTTCCGCAACGAGGGCGTCGACTCCACTCACTCGCCCGAGTTCGCGATGCTCGAGACGTACGAGGCCTACGGCACGTACGACGATTCCGCGAAGATGATTCGTGAACTCGTCCAGGAAGTTGCGCAGGAAGCATTCGGCACGCAGGTCCTCACCCTCGCCGACGGTTCCGAGTACGACGTCAGTGGCGAGTGGCAGGTTCTCGAGATGTACCCGTCGCTGTCGGCTGCCATCGGCACCGAGGTCACGCCGGATACGGCGGTCGACGAGCTTCTCGCTCTGGCGGAGAAGGTCGGCCTCGAGGTTCCCAAGGACAAGGGTTACGGCCACGGCAAGCTCGTCGAGGAGTTGTGGGAACACCAGTGCGGCGATCAGCTGTACGGGCCGACGTTCGTCCGTGACTTCCCGGTCGAGACGTCGCCCCTGACCCGTGATCACCGCAGCAAGAAGGGTGTCACCGAGAAGTGGGACCTCTACATCCGCGGATTCGAATTGGCGACCGGCTACTCCGAACTGGTCGACCCGGTCATCCAGCGTGAGCGCTTTGTCGACCAGGCGCGCCTCGCGTCGGCAGGCGACGACGAAGCGATGGTGCTGGACGAGGAGTTCCTCGCCGCGATGGAACAGGGCATGCCGCCGACCACCGGCACCGGCATGGGAATCGATCGACTGCTGATGGCTTTGACTGGTCTCGGTATTCGCGAGACGATCCTCTTCCCGATCGTTCGTCCGTCCGCTCGCTAG
- a CDS encoding histone-like nucleoid-structuring protein Lsr2: protein MVKKVVVTMVDDLDKKSPADETVEFSVDGVAYEIDLTAAHAAELRDALKKWIPHARKSNSAKSVNGAVTKSRPVADRDQSAAIREWAKGAGFEISARGRISTEVRRAYEKAV, encoded by the coding sequence GTGGTGAAAAAGGTTGTTGTCACGATGGTTGACGATCTGGACAAAAAATCGCCCGCGGACGAAACTGTGGAGTTTTCCGTCGACGGAGTTGCTTACGAAATCGATCTCACCGCCGCCCACGCCGCGGAACTGCGCGATGCACTGAAAAAGTGGATTCCTCATGCGAGAAAGTCGAATTCCGCCAAATCAGTCAACGGAGCGGTGACCAAATCCCGTCCCGTTGCGGACCGCGATCAGAGTGCCGCCATCCGCGAATGGGCCAAGGGTGCCGGCTTCGAGATTTCGGCCCGCGGTCGTATTTCCACCGAGGTGCGCCGAGCCTACGAAAAGGCAGTCTGA
- a CDS encoding esterase/lipase family protein, with protein MHRNRLFGGVVLAALMLVGFTSVASAQAPLPVPNAFLAGVPQELGNPGGSAPGSNDFSCKPTAEHPNPVVLVHGTGGNRQTNWATYAPLLANEGYCVFALTYGNFPEQPWPLSAIGGMQEIPSSAAQLSNFVDQVLDATGATSVDLIGHSQGTIINGYYAKFLGGADKVDNIVSVASLWKGTLGNEQASVGRSLRELGVSEAAQAGFPICKACLNMGAGSEFIENLRAGGVYAPGVHYTNITTRYDELVLPYTNGLEPGPNATNIVVQDGCEQDISDHLAIAASLRAATFALNALDPAHQRPVPCNSVLPVVG; from the coding sequence GTGCACAGAAACAGGTTGTTCGGGGGCGTGGTTCTTGCCGCTCTGATGCTCGTCGGGTTCACCTCCGTGGCTTCGGCTCAGGCCCCGTTGCCCGTGCCCAATGCCTTCCTTGCCGGTGTTCCTCAGGAGTTGGGAAATCCTGGCGGTTCAGCTCCTGGATCCAATGACTTTTCGTGTAAACCGACTGCCGAACATCCCAATCCGGTTGTGCTCGTTCACGGAACGGGTGGAAACAGGCAGACCAACTGGGCCACCTATGCGCCGTTGCTCGCCAACGAGGGCTACTGCGTCTTCGCGCTGACATACGGCAACTTCCCCGAGCAGCCGTGGCCGTTGTCGGCCATCGGTGGAATGCAGGAAATTCCTTCCAGCGCAGCGCAATTGTCGAATTTTGTCGATCAAGTACTTGATGCCACGGGTGCTACATCGGTAGATCTGATCGGACATTCCCAGGGCACCATCATCAACGGGTACTACGCGAAGTTCCTCGGTGGTGCCGACAAAGTGGACAACATCGTCTCGGTGGCGTCGCTGTGGAAGGGAACGCTCGGAAACGAGCAGGCAAGTGTCGGCCGCAGCCTTCGCGAACTCGGGGTATCCGAGGCAGCGCAGGCCGGATTCCCGATCTGCAAGGCATGTCTGAACATGGGGGCAGGCTCGGAGTTCATCGAAAATCTCCGTGCGGGAGGCGTTTACGCGCCGGGTGTTCACTATACGAACATCACGACCCGCTACGACGAACTGGTGCTGCCGTATACAAATGGGCTGGAGCCTGGGCCGAACGCCACCAACATCGTCGTCCAGGACGGTTGTGAGCAAGACATCTCCGATCACCTGGCAATCGCGGCATCGCTGCGCGCCGCGACTTTTGCTCTCAATGCACTCGACCCCGCGCATCAGCGGCCGGTACCGTGCAACTCGGTATTGCCCGTCGTGGGTTGA
- a CDS encoding esterase/lipase family protein, with protein MWRPSVGIRTCVGALAVAGAVAASAPSLASANEPLPVPSGFLSGIALEATNPGGSAPGTNDFSCTPSAAHPDPVVLVHGTAANRQTNWGVLAPVLANEGYCVFALTFGNRTDQPWPISAAGGLAPLGDSAGQLSDFVDDVLSATGASKVDLIGHSQGTTVSAYYAKFLGGDTHVSKIVSIAPLWDGSEVGPPEGVGGPDFDNASFVTELRDAGVYSDDVEYTNIVTRFDQVVVPYSSGILAASNASNIVVQDGCEQDLSDHIALVASQRTATLTLNALDPSNPREVPCARVLPIFG; from the coding sequence ATGTGGAGGCCTTCGGTGGGGATTCGAACATGCGTGGGCGCTCTCGCTGTGGCGGGAGCCGTGGCCGCGTCCGCGCCGTCTCTTGCGTCGGCGAACGAACCTCTTCCCGTTCCGTCCGGTTTCCTCAGTGGAATCGCCCTCGAAGCGACCAACCCGGGCGGATCGGCCCCTGGCACCAACGACTTCTCGTGCACGCCTTCCGCTGCTCATCCTGATCCAGTCGTCCTTGTGCACGGGACGGCGGCCAACCGTCAGACCAATTGGGGCGTACTCGCACCCGTACTGGCCAACGAGGGATACTGCGTTTTTGCGCTCACCTTCGGGAATCGAACGGACCAGCCGTGGCCGATTTCCGCGGCCGGCGGTCTCGCACCACTCGGAGACAGCGCAGGGCAGCTGTCGGACTTCGTCGACGACGTTCTCTCTGCGACGGGTGCCTCGAAGGTCGACCTGATCGGGCACTCCCAGGGGACGACGGTCAGTGCCTACTACGCCAAGTTCCTCGGCGGTGACACGCACGTTTCCAAGATCGTCTCCATCGCTCCGTTGTGGGACGGCTCGGAGGTCGGCCCGCCGGAAGGCGTCGGGGGACCGGATTTCGACAACGCCAGCTTCGTCACCGAACTGCGCGACGCGGGCGTCTACTCCGATGACGTCGAGTACACCAACATCGTGACTCGGTTCGATCAAGTGGTCGTTCCGTACAGCAGCGGAATACTGGCCGCGTCGAACGCGTCGAACATAGTTGTTCAGGACGGTTGCGAGCAGGACCTGTCGGATCACATCGCGCTGGTGGCGTCGCAGCGAACGGCGACTCTGACGCTCAACGCGCTGGATCCGTCGAATCCGCGTGAGGTGCCGTGCGCTCGGGTACTCCCGATATTCGGCTGA
- a CDS encoding ATP-dependent Clp protease ATP-binding subunit, producing the protein MFERFTDRARRVVVLAQEEARMLNHNYIGTEHILLGLIHEGEGVAAKSLESLGISLEGVRSQVEEIIGQGQQAPSGHIPFTPRAKKVLELSLREALQLGHNYIGTEHILLGLIREGEGVAAQVLVKLGADLNRVRQQVIQLLSGYQGKEPTETGGTRGEAGTPSTSLVLDQFGRNLTQAALEGKLDPVIGRSKEIERVMQVLSRRTKNNPVLIGEPGVGKTAVVEGLAQAIVNGEVPETLKDKQLYTLDLGSLVAGSRYRGDFEERLKKVLKEINTRGDIILFIDELHTLVGAGAAEGAIDAASILKPKLARGELQTIGATTLDEYRKYIEKDAALERRFQPVQVGEPTVEHTIEILKGLRDRYEAHHRVSITDGALVAAATLADRYINDRFLPDKAIDLIDEAGARMRIRRMTAPPDLREFDDRIADARREKESAIDAQDFEKAANLRDKEKTLVAQRAEREKQWRAGDLDVIAEVDDEQIAEVLGNWTGIPVFKLTEEETTRLLRMEEELHKRIIGQEEAVKSVSKAIRRTRAGLKDPKRPSGSFIFAGPSGVGKTELAKSLANFLFGDDDALIQIDMGEFHDRFTASRLFGAPPGYVGYEEGGQLTEKVRRKPFSVVLFDEIEKAHQEIYNTLLQVLEDGRLTDGQGRTVDFKNTVLIFTSNLGTSDISKAVGLGFSSGTGTESNYERMKLKVHDELKKHFRPEFLNRIDDIVVFHQLTNEQIVQMVDLMLARVEAALKNKDMAMEVTDKAKSLLAKRGFDPVLGARPLRRTIQREIEDQMSEKILFGEIGPGHIVLVDVENWDGEGSGEDAKFTFTPTKKPIDVPDAPPIELTKAGESESAAE; encoded by the coding sequence ATGTTCGAGAGGTTCACCGATCGCGCGCGGCGCGTTGTTGTCCTGGCTCAAGAAGAAGCCAGGATGCTCAACCACAACTACATCGGCACGGAGCACATCCTTCTCGGCCTCATTCACGAGGGCGAAGGTGTCGCAGCCAAGTCGTTGGAGTCGTTGGGTATCTCCCTCGAGGGAGTCCGCAGCCAGGTCGAGGAGATCATCGGCCAGGGCCAGCAGGCTCCGTCCGGTCACATCCCCTTCACACCGCGCGCCAAGAAAGTCCTCGAGCTGAGTCTGCGCGAAGCGCTGCAGCTCGGACACAACTACATCGGTACGGAGCACATCCTGCTCGGTCTCATCCGTGAGGGTGAGGGCGTAGCAGCCCAGGTTCTGGTCAAGCTCGGTGCCGATCTCAACCGCGTCCGCCAGCAGGTCATCCAGCTGCTGTCGGGCTACCAGGGCAAGGAGCCCACCGAAACCGGTGGCACTCGCGGAGAGGCCGGCACGCCGTCCACCTCGCTCGTGCTCGACCAGTTCGGTCGCAACCTGACGCAAGCTGCCCTCGAAGGCAAGCTGGACCCGGTCATCGGCCGCTCGAAGGAAATCGAGCGCGTCATGCAGGTTCTCTCGCGTCGTACCAAGAACAACCCGGTTCTCATCGGTGAACCCGGTGTCGGTAAGACCGCTGTGGTCGAGGGCCTGGCTCAGGCAATCGTCAACGGCGAGGTCCCCGAGACCCTCAAGGACAAGCAGCTGTACACGCTCGACCTCGGGTCGCTCGTGGCCGGCAGCCGTTACCGCGGTGACTTCGAAGAGCGCCTGAAGAAGGTTCTCAAGGAGATCAACACCCGCGGCGACATCATCCTGTTCATCGACGAGCTGCACACCCTCGTGGGTGCGGGCGCGGCCGAGGGCGCTATCGACGCGGCCTCCATCCTCAAGCCCAAGCTTGCTCGCGGTGAGCTGCAGACCATCGGTGCCACCACGCTCGACGAGTACCGCAAGTACATCGAGAAGGATGCTGCCCTCGAGCGTCGTTTCCAGCCCGTTCAGGTGGGCGAGCCGACCGTCGAGCACACCATCGAGATCCTCAAGGGTCTTCGTGACCGCTACGAGGCTCACCACCGTGTCTCCATCACGGACGGTGCTCTCGTGGCAGCGGCGACGCTGGCCGACCGCTACATCAACGACCGCTTCTTGCCGGACAAGGCGATCGACCTCATCGACGAGGCGGGCGCGCGAATGCGCATCCGTCGGATGACTGCACCGCCGGACCTGCGCGAATTCGACGATCGCATCGCCGACGCGCGTCGCGAGAAGGAGTCCGCGATCGACGCGCAGGACTTCGAGAAGGCTGCGAACCTGCGTGACAAGGAGAAGACCCTCGTTGCTCAGCGCGCTGAGCGTGAGAAGCAGTGGCGTGCGGGCGACCTGGACGTCATTGCCGAGGTCGACGACGAGCAGATCGCCGAGGTTCTGGGCAACTGGACCGGTATCCCCGTCTTCAAGCTCACCGAGGAGGAGACCACTCGTCTGCTCCGCATGGAAGAGGAACTGCACAAGCGGATCATCGGCCAGGAAGAGGCGGTCAAGTCCGTCTCGAAGGCGATCCGTCGTACGCGTGCAGGTCTGAAGGATCCCAAGCGTCCCTCGGGCTCGTTCATCTTCGCCGGCCCGTCCGGTGTCGGTAAGACGGAGCTCGCGAAGTCGCTCGCCAACTTCCTGTTCGGTGACGACGACGCCTTGATCCAGATCGACATGGGCGAGTTCCACGACCGCTTCACCGCTTCGCGTCTGTTCGGTGCCCCTCCCGGGTACGTCGGATACGAAGAGGGTGGCCAGCTCACCGAGAAGGTGCGCCGCAAGCCGTTCAGCGTTGTCCTGTTCGACGAGATCGAGAAGGCACACCAGGAGATCTACAACACCCTCCTGCAGGTCCTCGAGGACGGCCGTCTCACCGACGGTCAGGGACGTACCGTCGACTTCAAGAACACGGTGCTGATCTTCACGTCCAACCTCGGTACGTCTGACATCTCCAAGGCAGTCGGCCTGGGCTTCAGCTCGGGAACGGGCACGGAGTCGAACTACGAGCGCATGAAGCTCAAGGTTCACGACGAGCTGAAGAAGCACTTCCGTCCCGAGTTCTTGAACCGTATCGACGACATCGTCGTCTTCCATCAGCTCACGAACGAGCAGATCGTTCAGATGGTCGACCTGATGCTCGCTCGCGTCGAGGCGGCACTCAAGAACAAGGACATGGCCATGGAGGTCACCGACAAGGCCAAGTCGCTTCTGGCCAAGCGCGGATTCGATCCGGTACTGGGTGCACGACCGCTGCGTCGCACCATCCAGCGCGAGATCGAGGACCAGATGTCCGAGAAGATCCTCTTCGGAGAGATCGGACCCGGCCACATCGTGCTCGTCGACGTCGAGAACTGGGACGGCGAAGGCTCGGGTGAGGACGCGAAGTTCACGTTCACGCCCACCAAGAAGCCGATCGACGTGCCGGACGCACCGCCGATCGAGCTGACCAAGGCCGGCGAAAGCGAAAGCGCAGCAGAGTAG
- a CDS encoding nucleoside deaminase, which produces MNDIELGHLRRCVELATEALDAGDEPFGSVLAAADGTFLAEDRNRIAGGDNTRHPEFELARWAAQYLTPEERSTATVFTSGEHCAMCSAAHAWVGLGRIVYICSSAQLGDWLAEWGVSPAPVKSLSVNEVAPNVPVEGPVPELVPLVRELHRKLHSQSA; this is translated from the coding sequence ATGAACGACATCGAACTGGGTCACCTGCGTCGTTGCGTCGAATTGGCAACGGAAGCATTGGATGCGGGCGACGAACCTTTCGGTTCCGTCCTGGCAGCGGCCGACGGAACATTTCTGGCGGAAGATCGAAACCGGATCGCGGGCGGCGACAACACTCGCCACCCCGAGTTCGAGCTGGCTCGGTGGGCGGCTCAGTACCTGACGCCGGAAGAGCGTTCGACGGCAACGGTGTTCACCTCGGGAGAGCACTGCGCGATGTGTTCGGCCGCGCACGCGTGGGTGGGCCTCGGACGTATCGTCTACATCTGCTCTTCGGCTCAACTCGGCGACTGGCTCGCGGAGTGGGGTGTGTCCCCGGCGCCGGTGAAGTCTCTGTCCGTCAACGAGGTTGCGCCGAACGTCCCGGTCGAAGGCCCGGTGCCGGAGTTGGTTCCGCTGGTGCGAGAACTGCATCGGAAGTTGCATTCGCAGAGCGCTTGA
- the fadD5 gene encoding fatty-acid--CoA ligase FadD5 → MASTDAVSEAQRSRRTNWNNQIARHAQMIPDRTALRFLGDSITWSTLDARVEKLADALARRGVSFGDRVLILMLNRPEYLEVVLATNALGAIAVPVNFRLTPPEVAYLVNDSGSKVIVAEGPLAPLAGAARAASEGIDISITVGAPAEGDSLNYEDLISEEGESHAFVDIPDDTPALIMYTSGTTGRPKGSVLSHSNLSSQALTCIRAFHLFNADSIGFCASPMFHIAALGSIAPSLQLGTTTVIHPVGAFDPGQLLDILEAEKVTSLFLVPVQWQAVCAVQKAQPRALSLKNISWGAAPSSDTILRAMAETFPDAFNVAVFGQTEMSPITCVLDGEDAIRKLGSVGRVIPTISARVVDENMDDVAPGEIGEIVYRGPTMMSEYWNNPTATADAFHGGWFHSGDLVRVDDEGFVYVVDRKKDMIISGGENIYCAEVENVLYEHELIVEAAVVGRPDAKWGEVPVAIVAMAPGSAVDLTIEELSSFLNDRLARYKHPKDIVVVEALPRNASGKVVKGELREKVRAVDAVS, encoded by the coding sequence ATGGCCTCCACCGATGCAGTCTCCGAGGCGCAGCGTTCACGCCGCACCAACTGGAACAATCAGATCGCCAGGCATGCGCAGATGATTCCCGATCGCACCGCACTGCGATTCCTGGGCGATTCCATCACCTGGAGCACCCTCGACGCACGCGTCGAGAAGCTGGCGGACGCTCTTGCCCGACGCGGCGTCAGCTTCGGCGACCGCGTGCTCATCCTGATGCTCAACCGCCCCGAATACCTCGAGGTCGTGCTCGCGACCAACGCACTGGGCGCCATCGCTGTTCCGGTGAACTTCCGTCTGACACCACCCGAGGTCGCTTATCTGGTAAACGACTCCGGCTCCAAAGTCATTGTCGCCGAAGGACCGTTGGCTCCGTTGGCCGGAGCTGCGCGAGCCGCGTCCGAGGGTATCGACATCTCCATCACCGTAGGCGCCCCCGCCGAGGGTGACAGCCTGAATTACGAGGACTTGATCAGCGAAGAGGGCGAGTCGCACGCGTTCGTCGACATCCCGGACGACACTCCTGCACTCATCATGTACACCTCGGGAACCACCGGTCGCCCCAAGGGCTCGGTGCTCTCCCACTCCAACCTGTCTTCGCAAGCATTGACCTGTATCAGGGCCTTCCACCTGTTCAATGCCGATTCCATCGGCTTCTGTGCGTCGCCCATGTTCCACATCGCAGCCCTCGGTTCCATAGCGCCGAGCCTGCAACTCGGCACGACCACGGTGATCCATCCGGTCGGCGCATTCGACCCGGGTCAACTACTCGACATTCTGGAAGCCGAGAAGGTCACCAGCTTGTTCCTCGTGCCCGTGCAATGGCAGGCCGTGTGCGCAGTACAGAAGGCGCAACCTCGAGCACTGTCGCTGAAGAACATCTCGTGGGGCGCCGCACCGTCGTCCGATACGATCCTGCGGGCAATGGCCGAAACCTTCCCGGACGCATTCAATGTCGCGGTCTTCGGTCAGACCGAGATGTCGCCCATCACTTGCGTTCTCGACGGCGAGGATGCGATTCGTAAGCTCGGATCCGTCGGTCGGGTCATCCCGACCATCTCGGCCAGGGTCGTCGACGAGAACATGGACGACGTGGCGCCCGGTGAAATCGGTGAAATCGTCTACCGCGGGCCCACGATGATGAGCGAATACTGGAACAACCCCACCGCCACCGCTGACGCCTTCCACGGTGGATGGTTCCACTCCGGCGATCTCGTTCGAGTCGACGACGAAGGCTTCGTCTACGTCGTGGATCGCAAGAAGGACATGATCATCTCCGGCGGAGAGAACATCTACTGCGCGGAGGTGGAAAACGTTCTCTACGAACACGAATTGATCGTCGAAGCGGCCGTCGTCGGTCGCCCCGACGCCAAGTGGGGCGAGGTGCCGGTAGCGATCGTCGCGATGGCGCCAGGTTCAGCCGTGGACCTGACCATCGAGGAGCTGAGCAGCTTCCTCAACGATCGTCTCGCGCGCTACAAGCACCCGAAGGACATCGTCGTCGTGGAAGCACTGCCGCGCAATGCAAGCGGCAAGGTCGTCAAGGGTGAACTGCGAGAGAAGGTTCGAGCGGTCGACGCAGTTTCCTGA
- a CDS encoding enoyl-CoA hydratase: MTATAETGFRSEITDGVLRLTFDRPKRMNAIDLPTMTAFAAAVHDGGADPAVRTIVITGSGRAFCTGADLAAAAVNPADPKVVMDAATSLIRAITSAPVPVIAAVNGPAAGVGVSIALAADLTYAASSAYFLLSFVNIGLMPDGGASALVPAAIGRARAAEMALLGERVSAEDAERFGLVSRTVADDAFDALVDSVVDRTSKAPRRALELTKRALNAATLDRLDAALELENTGQAELLTGEDFKEGAMAMLQKRAPHFK; this comes from the coding sequence ATGACCGCCACCGCCGAGACGGGCTTTCGCTCCGAAATCACCGACGGTGTACTGCGATTGACCTTCGACCGCCCGAAGCGGATGAACGCGATCGATCTGCCCACGATGACTGCTTTCGCAGCTGCCGTCCACGACGGCGGCGCAGACCCGGCCGTTCGCACCATCGTCATCACCGGATCCGGTCGAGCGTTCTGCACCGGAGCCGACCTCGCCGCAGCGGCCGTCAACCCCGCAGACCCGAAAGTCGTCATGGATGCGGCGACTTCGCTGATTCGCGCCATCACCAGCGCCCCGGTCCCGGTGATCGCCGCGGTCAACGGCCCGGCCGCCGGCGTCGGAGTGTCCATCGCTCTAGCCGCGGACCTGACGTACGCCGCATCGAGCGCCTATTTCCTCCTCTCCTTCGTCAACATCGGTCTGATGCCCGACGGCGGCGCCAGTGCGTTGGTACCGGCAGCGATCGGACGCGCCCGAGCGGCCGAGATGGCATTGCTGGGCGAGCGAGTTTCCGCCGAGGACGCAGAGCGGTTCGGGCTCGTGTCCCGCACCGTCGCCGACGACGCGTTCGACGCACTCGTCGACTCCGTCGTCGATCGCACGTCGAAGGCTCCCCGACGCGCCCTCGAACTCACCAAGCGCGCACTCAATGCGGCGACACTGGACCGCCTCGATGCTGCGCTGGAGCTCGAAAATACCGGTCAGGCAGAACTTCTCACTGGCGAGGACTTCAAAGAAGGCGCGATGGCGATGCTGCAGAAACGCGCACCCCACTTCAAGTAA
- a CDS encoding NAD(P)H-dependent flavin oxidoreductase — MIRTRFTEMFGVDHPIVQGGMMWVGRAELVAATANSGALGFLTGLTQPTPEDLVKEIARTRDLTDKPFGVNLTILPSITPPPYAEYRQAIIESGIKIVETAGSNPIDHLPHFKDAGVKVIHKCTAVRHAVKAERLGVDAVSIDGFECAGHPGEDDIPGLILIPAATQQLTIPVIASGGIADSRGLVAALALGADGVNMGTRFMCTAESPVAQSVKEQIVANTERDTKLIFRTLHNTARVAANAISAEVVDIEARGDAQFSDIQHLVAGARGRKVFEDGDLDAGIWSAGQSQGLINDIPTVADMIDRMVSEAEHLITSRLSGFVTAVSAA, encoded by the coding sequence ATGATTCGCACTCGCTTCACCGAAATGTTCGGCGTTGACCATCCCATCGTGCAAGGGGGCATGATGTGGGTGGGACGGGCAGAACTTGTTGCGGCCACGGCAAATTCCGGCGCCCTCGGGTTCTTGACGGGCCTCACTCAACCCACACCGGAAGACCTCGTCAAGGAAATTGCTCGAACCCGCGATCTCACCGACAAGCCTTTCGGCGTCAATCTCACTATTCTGCCGTCGATCACGCCGCCGCCGTACGCCGAATACCGCCAGGCGATCATCGAATCCGGGATCAAGATCGTCGAAACCGCCGGTTCCAATCCGATCGATCATCTTCCGCATTTCAAGGACGCGGGCGTGAAGGTTATCCACAAGTGCACTGCAGTTCGACATGCGGTCAAAGCCGAGAGACTGGGCGTCGACGCCGTCAGCATCGACGGCTTCGAATGCGCCGGGCACCCAGGCGAGGACGACATACCAGGGCTCATTCTGATTCCGGCGGCCACGCAGCAACTCACGATTCCGGTGATCGCTTCAGGCGGAATCGCAGATTCACGTGGACTCGTCGCGGCGCTTGCGCTCGGAGCAGACGGCGTCAACATGGGAACTCGCTTCATGTGTACCGCGGAATCCCCTGTCGCACAATCGGTTAAAGAGCAGATTGTCGCAAACACCGAACGCGACACCAAGCTGATCTTCCGGACGCTTCACAACACCGCGCGCGTAGCCGCGAATGCGATCAGTGCCGAGGTCGTCGACATCGAAGCACGTGGCGACGCGCAGTTCAGCGACATTCAGCATCTGGTAGCCGGAGCCCGCGGACGCAAGGTCTTCGAGGACGGCGACCTCGATGCAGGCATCTGGTCCGCCGGACAGAGCCAAGGATTGATCAACGACATCCCGACCGTCGCAGACATGATCGACCGCATGGTCTCGGAGGCCGAACACCTCATCACCTCACGGCTTTCCGGATTCGTCACGGCTGTGAGCGCGGCATGA